Proteins encoded within one genomic window of Flavobacterium oreochromis:
- a CDS encoding LysR family transcriptional regulator — translation MNYTLNQLSIFLKIVQLQSVTKASEELHLTQPAVSIQLKNFQDQFDIPLTEVIGRKIYVTDFGKEIAKSAEQILEQVNAINHRSLAYKGQLYGKIKVSVVSTGKYVMPYFLSNFLKENMGVELEMDVTNKNKVIKSLISNEIDFALVSILPENLKIEKIDLMQNKLYLVGNNDNDIDQQITAEEIFNKFPLIFRENGSGTRQTMEQFIKNNNINVAKKFELTSNEAVKQALLAGLGYSIMPLIGIQKEIQNNNLKIISVKGLPIKTNWSLIWLKGKKHSPSALAYLEHLKSEKHNIIEKKFNWYESI, via the coding sequence ATGAATTATACTTTAAACCAATTAAGCATTTTTTTAAAAATAGTTCAATTACAAAGTGTTACAAAAGCTTCTGAAGAATTACATTTAACACAACCAGCCGTATCAATACAACTAAAAAATTTCCAAGATCAATTTGATATTCCTCTTACTGAAGTAATTGGAAGAAAAATTTATGTAACTGATTTTGGAAAAGAAATAGCAAAATCTGCTGAACAAATTTTAGAACAAGTAAACGCCATAAACCATCGTAGTTTAGCTTACAAAGGGCAATTATATGGAAAGATAAAAGTTTCCGTAGTATCTACAGGCAAATATGTGATGCCTTATTTTTTATCTAATTTCTTAAAAGAAAATATGGGAGTAGAACTTGAAATGGATGTTACTAATAAGAATAAGGTAATTAAAAGTCTAATAAGCAATGAAATAGATTTTGCATTAGTTTCTATACTACCTGAAAATTTAAAAATAGAAAAGATTGATTTAATGCAGAATAAACTTTATTTAGTTGGAAATAATGACAATGATATTGACCAACAAATTACGGCAGAAGAAATCTTTAATAAATTTCCATTAATTTTTAGAGAAAATGGTTCTGGAACACGTCAAACAATGGAACAATTTATTAAAAACAACAATATTAATGTTGCCAAAAAATTTGAATTAACTTCTAATGAAGCTGTAAAACAAGCTCTTTTAGCTGGACTAGGATATTCAATCATGCCTTTAATTGGTATTCAAAAAGAAATACAAAATAATAATTTAAAAATTATCTCTGTGAAAGGACTCCCTATAAAAACTAATTGGAGCTTAATTTGGTTAAAAGGAAAAAAACATAGCCCTTCTGCATTAGCTTATTTAGAACATCTAAAAAGTGAAAAACATAATATTATTGAAAAAAAATTTAATTGGTACGAATCTATTTAA
- a CDS encoding DUF1800 domain-containing protein, whose amino-acid sequence MDKSTLWSLRLGFSNKQSDIIKSIGIENFLNNSFKTTIDNMTPVFLQESPNNIKELRERKKKLKKHNPDETKQIIIKEIKVSNEMKAWWIERMITEEYPLLEKMTCFWHNHYVATFEKIKINHWIFQYNQLLREHAFGNFRELTKKVLKSNAMVRYLDNVDNRNEKINENLSRELLELFTLGIGNYTEIDIKNGAKALAGLGIGDDQAIYHTLFENHDTITYLGKTGRFKADDLVDIIFEQPAIPYFITEKILKWFIYDEPTKDLVIYYGNYFKKVNFEIKPFLLKLFSEEYKKDTAGSKIKSPLEFILQLTDELQIRIPNKKAITFFLKEQGMDLFNQPNVKGWKGGKSWLTSQTYLQRNHTADLLCSGKLFNRIGLIKEKGENTEYNFIPHINWKGISNKDIIKNLTAKLLFTVDEINQKDFEMVLKYDFDPESINAEQAILRLFNTIIKTPEFQLI is encoded by the coding sequence ATGGATAAATCAACTCTCTGGTCCTTACGCTTGGGTTTTTCAAATAAACAAAGTGATATTATTAAAAGTATAGGAATTGAAAATTTTCTTAATAACTCTTTTAAGACAACAATAGACAATATGACTCCTGTTTTTCTTCAAGAAAGTCCTAACAATATTAAAGAGCTTCGTGAAAGAAAAAAAAAACTAAAAAAACATAATCCTGATGAAACAAAACAAATAATTATTAAAGAGATAAAAGTTTCTAACGAAATGAAGGCTTGGTGGATTGAAAGAATGATTACTGAAGAATATCCTCTTCTTGAAAAAATGACTTGTTTTTGGCACAATCATTATGTTGCTACATTTGAAAAAATAAAAATAAATCATTGGATTTTTCAATATAACCAACTTCTACGTGAACACGCCTTTGGGAACTTTAGAGAACTAACTAAAAAAGTCCTAAAAAGTAATGCTATGGTACGTTATCTAGACAATGTAGATAATAGAAATGAAAAGATTAATGAAAATTTAAGTAGAGAGCTATTAGAACTTTTTACTCTAGGTATTGGAAACTATACAGAAATAGATATCAAAAATGGAGCTAAAGCTTTAGCTGGATTAGGGATAGGAGATGATCAAGCAATATATCATACTCTTTTTGAAAATCATGATACCATCACGTATTTAGGGAAAACAGGACGTTTTAAAGCAGATGATCTAGTAGATATTATTTTTGAGCAACCCGCTATCCCTTATTTTATAACAGAAAAAATCCTAAAGTGGTTTATATATGATGAACCTACAAAAGATTTAGTAATCTATTATGGTAATTATTTTAAAAAAGTAAACTTTGAAATAAAACCTTTTTTACTAAAATTATTCTCAGAAGAATATAAAAAAGATACAGCTGGATCTAAAATTAAAAGTCCTTTAGAATTTATTCTTCAGCTTACTGATGAATTACAAATACGTATTCCAAACAAAAAAGCTATTACCTTTTTTTTAAAGGAACAAGGAATGGATTTATTTAATCAACCGAATGTAAAGGGATGGAAAGGAGGTAAATCTTGGTTAACTTCACAGACCTATTTACAGCGTAACCATACTGCTGACCTACTTTGTTCCGGCAAGTTATTTAATCGAATTGGTTTAATCAAAGAAAAAGGGGAAAACACTGAATACAATTTTATTCCTCATATTAATTGGAAGGGTATAAGTAATAAAGATATTATTAAAAATCTTACAGCTAAATTACTTTTTACTGTTGATGAAATAAATCAAAAAGATTTTGAAATGGTTTTAAAATACGATTTTGATCCAGAAAGTATAAATGCTGAACAAGCCATTTTAAGATTATTTAATACCATTATAAAAACGCCCGAGTTTCAATTAATTTAA
- a CDS encoding DUF1501 domain-containing protein — MNRRQFLSVTGTFTGGMLVLPNFLYAYSSKNNSNLIIGEQSLVFIQLNGGNDGLNTFVPFQDPLYYANRPKIALSKEEVINKNKGMAFHPALRGLAEIQQNGDLTILQNVGYSEPNRSHFRSQEIWQTASASNQYHNEGWLGRYLDLQCKEHIPTAGINIDKIDNLSLKGKKSKHYYSKSS; from the coding sequence ATGAATAGAAGACAATTTTTATCAGTTACGGGAACTTTTACAGGAGGAATGCTTGTACTACCAAACTTTTTATATGCTTATAGTTCAAAAAATAATTCTAATTTAATCATAGGAGAACAATCTTTAGTTTTTATTCAGTTAAACGGAGGAAATGATGGGCTTAATACCTTTGTCCCTTTTCAAGATCCTCTTTATTATGCTAATAGACCTAAAATTGCACTCTCAAAAGAAGAGGTTATTAATAAAAACAAAGGAATGGCTTTCCATCCTGCTTTAAGAGGTTTAGCCGAAATTCAACAAAACGGAGATCTTACTATATTACAAAACGTAGGATATTCTGAACCTAATCGTTCACATTTTCGTAGTCAGGAAATTTGGCAAACAGCCTCAGCTTCTAATCAATATCATAATGAAGGTTGGCTAGGCCGCTATTTAGATTTACAATGTAAAGAGCATATCCCAACAGCTGGCATTAATATAGACAAGATAGATAATTTATCATTAAAAGGAAAAAAATCCAAACACTATTACAGTAAAAGCTCCTAA
- a CDS encoding EamA family transporter — MLKNRILKGVFLVGLGATSYGMLATFVKLAYKENFTTAEVTSSQFIYGILGMLLINAFQKFKKKEEVIKATSANILHLMLAGTSLGMTSVFYYLAVRYIPVSIGIVLLMQTVWMGVLLEWFLDKKAPSMQKIVSVAIVLLGTALATNLFSKSLDLDWRGIMWGLLAAASFTTTMFTANRIALGISSAQRSLYMLLGGAVIVFGFSIATQVTPFNMAIFAKWGIFLALFGTIIPPILMNAGFPHTGIGLGSIVSSLELPVSVMMAFMILNETVVISQWIGIGLIILAIIIMNINGSKK; from the coding sequence ATGTTGAAAAATCGTATTTTAAAAGGAGTTTTTTTAGTAGGATTAGGTGCCACTAGTTATGGAATGTTAGCTACATTTGTTAAATTAGCCTATAAAGAAAACTTTACTACAGCAGAGGTTACATCCTCACAATTTATATACGGAATTTTAGGTATGCTGCTAATTAATGCTTTCCAAAAATTCAAAAAGAAAGAAGAAGTGATAAAAGCAACTTCTGCAAATATTTTACATTTGATGTTAGCTGGTACTTCACTTGGTATGACCAGTGTTTTTTACTACCTAGCTGTAAGATACATTCCTGTTTCCATAGGAATTGTTTTATTAATGCAAACCGTTTGGATGGGGGTATTATTAGAATGGTTTTTAGATAAAAAAGCACCTTCTATGCAAAAAATAGTTTCTGTAGCAATTGTTTTATTAGGAACTGCTTTAGCCACTAACCTATTTAGTAAATCACTAGATTTAGACTGGAGAGGAATTATGTGGGGGCTTTTAGCTGCAGCTTCATTTACTACCACTATGTTTACAGCTAATAGAATTGCATTAGGAATATCATCTGCCCAACGTAGCTTGTATATGCTTTTAGGTGGTGCGGTTATTGTTTTCGGTTTTTCTATAGCGACACAGGTAACTCCTTTTAATATGGCCATTTTTGCTAAATGGGGAATCTTCTTAGCTTTGTTTGGCACCATTATTCCTCCTATTTTAATGAATGCTGGATTTCCTCACACAGGAATTGGACTAGGAAGTATTGTTTCTTCTTTAGAATTGCCTGTTTCTGTCATGATGGCTTTTATGATATTAAATGAAACTGTTGTGATCTCACAATGGATTGGGATAGGTTTAATTATTCTAGCCATTATTATAATGAATATAAATGGAAGTAAAAAATAA
- a CDS encoding DUF2254 family protein, with protein sequence MSTFKSKIYQQLEHKIKHLGTVMSSVYALFLGAFLLCLDFQIDLNKYFSINSLEIYTRLIPVSNVLVSIVIGISLTTFSVLFVVMQLASSQFSPRILRHFLANDFKIQAFIGFFVGTVALCILPQIISVFYTKQSF encoded by the coding sequence ATGTCTACTTTTAAATCTAAAATATATCAACAGTTAGAACATAAAATCAAACATTTAGGAACAGTAATGAGTAGTGTGTATGCTCTGTTTTTAGGTGCTTTTCTATTATGTTTGGATTTTCAGATTGATCTTAACAAGTATTTTTCTATTAATTCGTTAGAAATTTATACTAGATTAATTCCTGTTTCTAATGTTTTAGTCTCTATTGTTATAGGAATATCCTTAACTACATTTTCCGTATTATTTGTAGTAATGCAATTAGCTTCATCTCAATTTTCTCCAAGAATTTTAAGACACTTTTTAGCTAATGATTTTAAAATACAAGCGTTTATAGGTTTTTTTGTAGGTACTGTAGCGTTGTGTATATTACCTCAAATAATATCTGTTTTTTATACAAAACAATCTTTTTAA
- a CDS encoding DUF2721 domain-containing protein, with amino-acid sequence MTLSIETPALLFSASSLILLAYTNRFLTIAQIIRSLKKNYEEVHNKSIILEIQNLNNRLTLIRFMQLMGVLCLFLSVFSMLLLFFNLQYIAIYLFGFSLFSLLVSLGTSFWEISISVHALRVHLSDLEEFSKKN; translated from the coding sequence ATGACCCTATCAATTGAAACACCTGCATTATTATTTTCAGCTAGTTCATTAATTTTATTAGCCTATACTAATCGATTTTTAACCATTGCTCAAATTATTAGAAGTTTAAAAAAAAATTATGAAGAGGTTCATAATAAATCTATTATTCTTGAAATTCAAAACTTAAATAACCGACTAACCTTGATCCGTTTTATGCAGTTAATGGGTGTCCTTTGCTTATTTCTATCCGTCTTTTCGATGCTTTTATTATTTTTTAATTTACAATATATTGCTATTTATCTTTTCGGATTTAGTTTATTTAGTCTTCTAGTATCTTTAGGAACTTCTTTTTGGGAAATCAGTATTTCAGTTCATGCACTAAGAGTTCATTTAAGTGATTTAGAAGAATTTTCAAAAAAGAATTAA
- a CDS encoding DUF2254 domain-containing protein, whose translation MVYQKPVIGEFIMKDTTILLQIIVDQISENQKEIFEKLVSKTFKVNRFRSHTQDINFGVRKLVDIGIKAISPAVNDPTTCLNCIDQLGEILKVLSERQFPSTDARQLIQSNIHINEFNYDEFVDFCFDQIYQWGKEDPTIVKRILRTIRVILPTIQNPYYLKVLIQQVEEMELSSIYTLENYESRNLKISKEKLNTIQKELQGFREKALKQIEVLKKEEFLKFIHKTNE comes from the coding sequence ATAGTTTATCAAAAACCTGTGATTGGTGAGTTTATAATGAAGGATACAACTATTTTATTACAAATTATAGTTGATCAAATTTCAGAAAACCAAAAAGAGATTTTTGAAAAGTTAGTTTCTAAAACTTTTAAAGTAAATCGTTTTAGAAGTCATACACAAGATATTAATTTTGGAGTGCGAAAACTAGTAGATATAGGTATAAAAGCTATTTCTCCAGCAGTAAATGATCCAACAACCTGTTTGAATTGTATAGATCAATTAGGAGAAATTCTAAAAGTTTTATCTGAAAGACAATTTCCTTCTACAGATGCAAGACAACTAATTCAAAGTAATATTCATATTAACGAATTTAATTATGATGAATTCGTTGATTTTTGTTTTGATCAAATTTATCAATGGGGAAAAGAGGATCCAACGATCGTAAAACGAATTCTACGTACTATTAGAGTTATTTTACCTACTATTCAAAATCCATATTATTTAAAAGTATTAATTCAACAAGTTGAAGAAATGGAGTTGTCTTCCATTTATACTCTAGAAAATTATGAGAGTAGAAACTTAAAAATTTCTAAAGAAAAACTCAATACAATTCAGAAAGAACTTCAAGGCTTTAGAGAAAAAGCCTTGAAGCAAATTGAAGTTTTAAAAAAAGAGGAGTTTTTGAAATTTATTCACAAGACAAACGAGTAA
- a CDS encoding ATP-binding protein: protein MQNLVNTIEQKLVEAYSIRINNLTKSIIIANQALQDSLLIKNKVLIGKSYNQLALYHMIVGEMQRAKYYSESAIKIFNELGDERGLADVKYVLAAVYYKTNQYHLGLIHFNDALKIYKKHDDYCNQSRTEKSLGTIFECIGDITSAFKVYKSAIQNAKKINDLNLESNVYNNLSGILIKKGKINFAKQIINRSIELKTQTKDIRGMAYALYGKGKIYHFCGEYNKAKELYNESLSIHKEMSENTGVVMTMTKLAALYFELEEIDKALQLANEGLLLSESLKFSMCTIKLNRIIYLIYKKIGDFEKALHYFENHLLEKETVINTQTLKVIESYELISKMEKIENEAILQREKQKILEKKNLDELENYKRKQEFLSIMSHEIRTPLNAIVASLVLLDDKIVNEGKKIIKNLKFASDNLISVVNDVLDFNRLDGQNVKLELLSTNINFLCQNTVEMFERFAKSKNIQLRYLSTVNITNYYLIDPTKLAQILNNLISNAIKFTDEGSVELEIKLINCGEQKDLISFRVTDTGEGISADSLPHIFDSFSQLKPYLTRKHGGTGLGLAIVKRLIELHNSKITVESKLYKGSSFYFELELEKSHEIQIQINDKKQLIGKKILIVDDTKMNGMLLSKLLKKWNMEIQYLDTGKKAIEIIKYQKFDFILMDIHMPEMNGFEVSKYIRITENLNTQTPIFALTADILADTDQDFKKYFSGIIFKPFDTEKLYNLLVSYLD from the coding sequence ATGCAAAATTTGGTTAATACTATAGAGCAAAAGCTCGTAGAGGCTTATTCTATTAGGATTAATAATCTGACCAAGAGTATAATAATAGCGAATCAAGCTTTACAAGATTCTTTATTAATAAAGAATAAAGTACTGATTGGAAAAAGTTATAATCAACTAGCATTATATCATATGATAGTTGGTGAAATGCAAAGAGCTAAGTACTATTCTGAAAGTGCAATAAAAATTTTTAATGAATTAGGCGATGAAAGAGGTTTGGCTGATGTAAAATATGTTTTAGCAGCCGTTTACTACAAAACTAATCAATACCATTTAGGTCTTATTCATTTTAACGACGCTTTAAAGATTTATAAAAAACATGATGATTATTGTAATCAATCTCGTACAGAAAAATCATTAGGAACTATTTTTGAATGTATAGGCGATATTACAAGCGCATTTAAAGTATATAAAAGTGCAATTCAAAATGCTAAAAAAATTAACGATCTTAATTTAGAATCGAATGTGTACAATAACCTTTCTGGAATCTTAATTAAAAAGGGAAAAATAAATTTTGCCAAACAAATTATTAATAGGTCTATAGAACTTAAGACTCAAACAAAAGATATAAGAGGTATGGCTTACGCATTATATGGTAAGGGAAAAATATACCACTTTTGTGGTGAATATAATAAAGCCAAAGAATTATACAATGAATCCTTGAGTATTCATAAAGAAATGAGCGAAAATACAGGAGTTGTTATGACTATGACAAAATTAGCAGCTCTTTATTTTGAACTTGAAGAGATAGACAAAGCCCTGCAATTGGCAAATGAAGGATTGTTATTAAGTGAATCTTTAAAATTCTCAATGTGTACAATTAAACTGAATCGTATAATTTATCTTATTTATAAAAAGATAGGTGATTTTGAGAAAGCTTTACATTATTTTGAAAACCATTTATTAGAAAAAGAAACTGTTATTAATACTCAAACATTAAAAGTAATAGAGAGTTATGAGTTAATATCAAAAATGGAAAAAATAGAAAATGAAGCTATTTTACAAAGAGAAAAACAAAAAATATTAGAAAAGAAAAATTTAGATGAACTAGAAAATTATAAGCGAAAGCAAGAATTCTTATCTATAATGAGTCATGAAATAAGGACTCCATTAAATGCTATTGTTGCTTCGTTAGTTTTATTAGATGATAAAATAGTAAATGAAGGAAAGAAAATTATAAAGAACTTAAAATTTGCTTCTGATAATTTAATAAGTGTTGTAAATGATGTTTTAGACTTTAATAGATTAGACGGACAAAATGTAAAGTTAGAATTATTATCAACTAATATTAATTTTTTGTGTCAAAATACTGTTGAAATGTTCGAACGCTTTGCAAAAAGTAAAAATATTCAATTACGATATCTTTCTACAGTAAATATAACAAACTATTATTTAATAGATCCCACTAAATTAGCGCAAATTTTAAATAACTTAATAAGTAATGCTATTAAGTTTACAGACGAAGGGAGCGTAGAATTAGAAATAAAACTAATTAATTGTGGAGAACAAAAAGATTTAATTTCCTTTAGAGTAACAGATACTGGAGAGGGAATATCAGCAGATAGTTTACCTCATATATTTGATAGCTTTTCACAACTTAAGCCTTATCTAACTCGAAAACACGGAGGAACAGGATTAGGGTTAGCAATTGTAAAAAGATTGATAGAATTACATAATAGCAAAATAACCGTAGAAAGTAAATTATACAAGGGATCTTCCTTTTACTTTGAACTTGAATTAGAAAAATCCCACGAAATCCAAATCCAAATAAATGATAAAAAACAATTAATAGGTAAAAAAATATTAATTGTAGATGATACAAAAATGAACGGCATGTTACTTTCTAAGTTATTGAAGAAATGGAATATGGAAATTCAATACCTAGATACAGGTAAAAAAGCAATTGAAATAATAAAATATCAAAAGTTTGATTTTATATTAATGGATATTCATATGCCAGAAATGAATGGTTTCGAAGTTTCTAAGTATATAAGAATCACTGAAAATTTAAATACTCAAACTCCTATTTTTGCACTAACAGCTGATATTTTAGCAGATACAGATCAAGATTTCAAAAAATACTTTTCAGGTATTATTTTTAAACCTTTTGATACAGAAAAACTTTACAATTTATTAGTTAGTTATCTAGATTAA